AGCGCACCTTGCCTTGGATTGCAATAGCAGCGTAAAACGCCTACTAGACCGCCTTGGCAAACGCAACCATGTGCAACAATTTGCCACGCTATTCACAGGGGATATTAAATGCAAGATCACGGCCCGGATAAAAAAGACAGTAAAATCTACGTAGTTGGCAACAAACCTATCAAGGAGCTGCTGCTCGACAATCCTCAGAGGGTAGACTTTGTCGCCTTCCGTAAAGGCCGCCATGACAAGGGGCTGGAAGAAATCGTGGAGTTGTGCCGTACCCAAAAGGTACCCTACAAGTCCGTTGACGCCAAGGAACTGGACTTCATGTACCGAGGCAACCACCAAGGCATAGCCGCCCGGTGCGCGGTCCTGGACTACACACCGCTCGAAAGGCTCCTTGAAGAGGCCGTGGACGCCCCCCTGCCGCTCATCGTGGCCCTGGATCAAGTACAGGATACCGGCAACGTGGGCGTGCTCGCCAGAACCGTCCATGCCCTGGGCGGGGCCGGACTCATAGTCTGTCAGCATCACGGAGCCTACCTCGGGGCCGGAGCCATGCGTTCAAGCGCCGGGGCACTGAACAATCTGCCCGTGGCCAAGGCCGGCAACCTGGCCAACGCCATGAAAGACTGCGTCAACTATGACTACACCCTGTATTGCGCCCGCAGGACCTCGGACTCGGACAATGTGTATACCGCCGAACTCCAGACGCCCGCCGTGCTCATCCTCGGCAACGAAGATAAGGGCATCCGGCCCGGCGTAGCCAAATTCTCCCACCACAGCCTGCACATCCCGTTTCTGCGGGAATTCGACTCCCTCAACGTGGCCCAGGCAGGCGCCATCATCGTTTCAGAATTCGCCCGCCGGTTGGGCTAGAAAAAGCCTCCGGCGGCCTGAGGCATTCCTATTTCCCGGGGTGTGACTTGCGCCACTGGGCCGGAGTCT
The Pseudodesulfovibrio sp. S3 genome window above contains:
- a CDS encoding RNA methyltransferase, whose product is MQDHGPDKKDSKIYVVGNKPIKELLLDNPQRVDFVAFRKGRHDKGLEEIVELCRTQKVPYKSVDAKELDFMYRGNHQGIAARCAVLDYTPLERLLEEAVDAPLPLIVALDQVQDTGNVGVLARTVHALGGAGLIVCQHHGAYLGAGAMRSSAGALNNLPVAKAGNLANAMKDCVNYDYTLYCARRTSDSDNVYTAELQTPAVLILGNEDKGIRPGVAKFSHHSLHIPFLREFDSLNVAQAGAIIVSEFARRLG